In Miscanthus floridulus cultivar M001 chromosome 8, ASM1932011v1, whole genome shotgun sequence, the sequence atggatgcggcgagttggggcactttgtggaagtttgtccaaacaagcccacacccaaggcaaagaagaaggcgtgcaagaacaaagccctcacatcaataaagtcatgggatgattcttcaagtgaagaagatcatcacaagaggcaagggcgcaagcactcatcatcaagctcttctcgtgtgtgccttatggcatgaggtaatgaaagctcatcctctagtgagagcaatagtgatgatgatttgccttcttataatacaattgtgcaacaaaatcttaaatatgctaaagtttgcactagtcaacaaaagaagcttaaaaatttaaaagaaaagctaggtagttcacaagaagcatacaaaaatttgcttgaacaatatgaaaactttgcaaatctcaatgttgaactatccactaaagttgagcaacttgagactagtgcaacaacaaatgcatgcacaatcaatgatgagcaacttttaaagaaaaatgaaaaattaaaagaaaagttagctagctcacaagaagcttataatagtttgcttgctaaaatggaaaccatgtgcaaacattgtgatgagctaactaataaagttgctaatcttgaagtcattagcacaaaccccaccaaggcatctaaaaagaaaagttctatctttaacgtgtcaaaaagggatgcctctacttcttgtaatgatttatgtttagagtcacatttgtgcaaccaagtttgtgttgagaaagttattgtagatacatgcacacaagaggttgcaaaggagaatgagcaactcaagcaagaagtagctcacctcaccaaggacttgactcaagtaagaggcaaggcgaagcaaacccaacttcatcaagataacaccgtcaagggagtgaagaagcttgatgaaggacaaaccgtggtttgttacatgtgccacaaggaaggtcacaagtcctatgagtgcaaggtgaagaattggggaggagcaaagaagaaggagaaaaagcaaacaagcaagctctccagcacctacaccaacaaggtggacaagaaggcctccacaccttatctcttgaagaagaagaaaagtgacaaagtggtggccatcaaggtgaacaagcaagccaacaatagggtcaaacgcttttgggtgccaaaggaaattatttccaacatgaagagcaccaagaaggtttggatcccgaaagggaagtgagaagttcgtTAGagttcggggaatttggagacttggcaaagtttgggagcatttcatagggtgcatcatgatgcacaaaatcattgccaagtgggttagtgaatattatggacccaaattccccttcccatgttaggtaactagatgttattactttttaattggtacatcttgcaattagatttttctacaaattggtatctttaagcatctagttactcttcatgcctaggtttgcatttgcatgcttatatcttttgtcatgcatacactaggtatttcatatggtaggcttgctcggttacattcttattccttggagcaatcctacatggtttaaaattgtttagaagcacggcacatagcttgtcttacttttgtttatctaatatgtgccaaagtccaaaattgtagataatctctcctgaatatctattttgaaaatgattcttacattcatgagatgtcatctttcaagtggtattttttattctaaaatcaatgtgcatgatttctacaaagtattctacttttgtgtgcacatatttagggggagtaattctataacttggatactttgagactaaccctttttcaaatggtatcaatttttcaaacatatgtgtagtagtctcattgtaaggaaattggagtccctagAGTGAAGCATCATTCtttaattggcatcatcatgttgatttcatttcatatttatatgctttctccatgcattatatagattaaactctcttgtgcaataaattgccttttatgcatatgctttgctttctaccatatgtatgcatacatttagggggagcttagtctatataatgtgagagtcaaattgtgtgatccatttcattctatacacaaaggatcatgaaatttgaccctcccttgtgctactaatgtcttccttttcggtgtttgatgccaaagggggagaatttgaaggaccaaaggcaagcatcaagttgatgtctacaagtggtaatggtccaagaaagggaggaaagtggattatggattagactaagtaatgataaaatttgtaggaatccataatgacacatagggacttttgtaagggcaagatggtcttcgattggtatctaagtaggattttctagcatcatataaccttgccctttgcattgcatcctagcaagtaggtagtttttaaatttcaaaatctctatcatttgcttgctttggtcgtgttgtcatcaatcaccaaaaagggggagattgtaaggaaaatggaccctaggcccatttactttggattttggtgtttgatgaccaacacaaccaaattggactaatgaatttacaagtgtttattttgcagtccaacagggtgcaagacgtgacttggacgaaggcgatgtgatgatccgatgatcaaaaccttaagcaagaccttaggagcacaagaaaagatccaagagatcaagcaaagtccaagcatgaagataggaaccaagccgtacgcaagatcacgaagaaacgagctcgtagatgcgaccggacgcaaggaccggacactggaagcgcgaccggacgtgaggaccggacgctggcggcaaccgaccggacgtaggaacgcagcgtccgatcgagtacagtaaggttctagaacggcatatctgtgaccggacgcgtccggtggtaggcgaccggacgctagccagcgtccaatcagtgttttgccggctcaacggtcgggacgaccggacgcgtccggtcaggacgattcagcgtccggtcagtagcagtttcgcgggaactcgaccccaacggctactttctcagtggggcttataaatacaacccccaaccggccatttgagtagtgtggagctgaggaaacataccaagagtgttgacacaccatttgagtgatctccacatgcatagtgcttagtgttttattaggtgattagcataagtgctttgagaagtgcttaggttgattagaccaccgcttatgcgcttgctctaggtgtttgcctagtgtttaagtgaggtttgcatacctcttgccaccccgtgcttgcgagcacaagtgttgtacatcggaggggcttgaagtcttgcgagatcacaccaaccgcgtttgtggtgtggccgccaccgtgtaccggagggaacaaggcccacggcgtttcggccggaagcttgatagtaaagacggcagggagcatccgggagaggcttgccgagaggcacatcggagacccacttgcgtgtggggaaggcccgaggctatccacggagttacccgaccgggagcttggcccttgcgagggaatCCTTGCGtggggctctaacgaggactagggggaagcttgcgcgcttctcgatacctcggtaaaaataccggagtcgtcgcatttacattgattactttactacgtttgcggtagagatagcaacacactagcaaaaccatagttgcacatctagatagcttatctattgcataggttttgctagggttcgaaaaagaggccatagtttagagttagaattttttaagttgcctaattcacctcccctcttaaGCGTCACTGTCCCTTCAACGGTCATTGCTAGTTGCACGATGGTTGATGTCGCGGTCGTGGAAGAGGATGTTGGTGCCGTTGGTGTGGAGGACCAATGCTGAACGTCGAGGGCGGCCACGGTCGGTGAAGTGGTCGAAGGTGTGGTGGCTCGGGGATGAGCAGCGGGGATGACCGCGGTGTGCCTGCTGCTGAAGGACCACGTGACCGCGCACTCGTCGATGGCACCGAGCGTCGTGGTGGTGGCGGATCTGGGCGCCAGAAGCAGAGCAGTCGGTGTCGACCAGGAGGTCAGTGCAGCGGTGGGTTCGGCTGGCGCATCGATGGCACcgagcatggtggtggtggtgggtgcaGGCGCTGCAGTACGTGCGAGGGTGGATGGTGGCGCCGCAACTACCGGCGCAGCAGTCGGAGTCGAGGACGCCGGTGAAGTGGGAGAAGATGAGGGCGTGGACGACCGTGTCGTAGATGCGAGGGTCTTGAGGGTGCTACACATCCCCGCATTCGCTTCCTCCATCATCTGCAGCAGGCGATGCATCTGCGCCTCAAGCCCGGCGATGGCAGAGACGGACAGTGTAGATCCGGCCCTACCAAGACACCTAGTAGCATATCCACACGATCTCGACGAGCACGGCGATTTCCTCGATCGATAGCTTCGGTACCAAATGTCACGATCCTGGATAACTAGAAGGTTTTGTCGGCGAACACGCACGGCGGTTCCGTCTCAAGCAGAGAAGCTAGGAGGAAGacggtagagagagagagagaggggataaTTGATTTGTTCATATCTGATGTCCTCATTCACTTAGACACGGTACTACATATGCGGGACTCTGGTTCCTGCCCAAACACTTCCACTCATAATCCTATTACAAGGCCCAAGGCCCATGTCATGGCACACCACAGCCCGGGCCTCTCCTGTGTTCCGTTCGTGCTTTGTAGCTTCGCTGCTCGTTGTGTGGTGGCGCTAGCGGGTGGAATCCAGTAGCCGCAGGCAACTTCAATATGCAGGTGCAGCTCGGCTTGCAGGCTTGTGTTGGCTGATGAGTAGCGCTGTATCAGTAGCAGCTCCAGCTCTGTTTTCATTCAGCATCAGTGCAATAGCAGCAGCTCGAGCCCACTTTTCTTATACTGGACCAAGCTCACGGTATACGACGAACCAAACAAGGCCTGGCTGGCTCGTGCAATCCTGGCTGCCCTCCCAAACGCGCCCTTAGTCTCAGGTGAGCAGGACATTAGCAGTGTGTGACTTCAATTTTCTTGCCTATGCAATATCACTGTCACGCAATAGTAGGTATTCATTGATAAGATCATTGTGCATTAATTTATTGCTTGAGCTTTGCAAGTTCTGGACGGCAGTAGTTGTTTTTAGTTTGTTCATTTTCTTGCTACTAGCTTGTCTCCGTAAGACACAACCTGTTAACAACTGCAgctaagtttttttttgttttttttttaatttgtagcGTTGCAGTTGCAGGCCACAATCGGCTGGTCATTCGCAGTTGCATGCCAACAGCTTTGTTAACCTGTAGTTCAGAGCTCAACAGTCCACACAAAGTCGGAACTCCGGTAAAATCGAATGGAAACTCGACCTTTCAGCCGCAGTCATGAACAGCCTGGCGTGTTCTTCTAAAAAAAATGAACAGGCTGGCGTGTGGCTCGCACAAGCGATATTTTTTTTTCAACTCGAGGAAGCCCCATTTCCATTAACATGTAACGGAAATCGTACAAAATTTGAGAGCATGCGAGCAGCAGATACGTAAGCAAACCGACTAGCAATGGCTAACTGAACCTTAAACCGACCAAAAGGACCAGCGTAAGCAGCCCAACAGTCCACAGAAGTCCGGTAAAATCGAATGGAAACTCGACCTTTTCTGCCGCAGTCATGAACAGGCTGGCGTGTGGCTCGGACAAGCGATATGCCGATATTGATCCCAAAACCGTGGCGCGCATCCTATAAATACCGCTTCCGACCCCAAGCTCGTGGCATCCACGCTCCGATAGGCATCTCCCAACTGCTCCTCCTTTTCCCATCACATCGCCCCCTGAAGCTCGATCCGCGCTTCCGTTCCATCCATGGCTCCCAACCTCAGCTCCGACGCCCCTAAGTTCCCCTCCAAGCCGAAACACGGAGAGGCCGAcgtcgaggcagcggcggcggcccacGGCGTCGACTACCTGGCTCGTGCGCAGTGGCTCCGCGCCGCCGTCCTGGGCGCCAACGACGGGCTGGTGTCCGTGGCGTCCCTCATGATCGGCGTGGGCGCCGTCAACGACGGCGCGCGGGAGATGCTGGTGTCGGGTCTGGCGGGGCTCGTGGCCGGCACCTGCAGCATGGCCGTCGGCGAGTTCGTGTCCGTCTACGCGCAGTACGACATCGAGGTGGCGCACTCGGAGCGCGGCGGCAGcgacgacagcagcagcagcagcgaagttggccgcggcggaggcggagACGAGGAGAGGCTGCCGAGCCCGACGAAGGCCGCGGCCGCGTCGGCGCTGGCGTTCGCGGTCGGTGCGGGGCTGCCGCTGCTGTCGGGCGCCTTCGTGCGGCCCTGGGCGGTCAGGGTGGCGGCGGTGTGCGCGGCCACCAGCCTGGGCCTGGCCGGGTTCGGCGCGGCGGGCGCGTACCTGGGCGGCGCCAACATCGTCCGCTCCGGGCTCCGCGTGCTCCTGGGTGGctggctggccatggcggccacgttcGCGATCCTCAGGCTCTTCAGCTTGGCGCTCAAGACGCACGCCGCGTTCGCATAAATCACATGTGTGCACGGTGTTTGATTCGAGTAAACAATAAGTGACCGCTATACGACGACGGGCACATGGAGTCTGGTGGTATCGCCTGTCACGCACTTGCAATACATCGATCACATCATGAACTATAGATAGAGAAGAATCCTTCTGAGCGAGTCCATAAGAAGCGACCCACTTTTTCATCGGTTCCGGGGGAAGACCAAAGATCTTGCGCGACCGGTCCGTCAGAAAAACTCAAAAGAGAAAGAAGTCTCGTTAATCTCTTCATGCTCGTTCCAGTTCGAAGTACGGTTTGGCCAAAGAAAAAGCCGCTTCCTGATTATAGTTCCACGGAGGTATAGTTAAGCCAAACGGgccgcacggcacggcacggcactagCACGAACACGGCTAGGCACGGCCCAGCCAGGTACGGCACTACGCGGCACGGTAGACTAGCCGTGCCGTGCTTGTTAGTgccactgtaacaccctcggtgttacgttgTACTGTTCTTGCTAAACttcgcatgagcatcatatttatgtgtataTGTGTACAACATGAATTATAAATTAATGttagacacttgaaacatttatgcGAGACGTGAAACAATGTTACGCGTCATGTCACTTGATTGAATTTTTGTCGAACCAAAATGTATAGAACGTTTTGCGAACGACGATAAACAGGTGTGGTCGAGGACAAGGATAACTCGCTAGTACATCCCATAGGTCGGATTTGGGTTTCGACACGAAATCGTTCGAACCGACGTCGTTCCGCGTAAGTTTTAAAAAGTGTCGACGAAGCCGTTTCTGACCATGTgtgtagagcgatcggcttatGAGGTTACGTGATGTCATGACTTCGGTGGATAGCTTGATGTACCATCTTGCGCATCGAACAATTAGTTTGCGTTTGGAGCATTGCGTACAAGTTTTCAAACTGCTTTCAAAAGCGTGCACGGCACATGGCCTAAGCTCTGGCGCGGTCACCACTTGCCTGGCaccgctgctggcttgccagcgcaCTGCCGCGTCGGCTATGACCCGCTGCCACGCCGGCTGCGCCCCACCGCCGCACATACGCACGCGCACGGCCTTGCGCTGCGTGCCAAGGCCGTCTGCCACCGCGCGCTGACCGTCTGCCACCGCGCGCTGACCGCGGCCATTGCCGCTGCTGGCCGTGTCCGCCACTGCTGGCTCGCCCAAACACGTGCGCGTCGATGCGCCGACCGCATCCGCACTGCCACCGTGAAGGCACACGCGCGCAGGGTCTTGGCGCAGCTGCCTTGTTCGCCTGCTGCCACTCGTTGGCGCGCGGGTCACAGCACCGCGTCTGACGCGCTGCGTCCGGGCCGTCGACCAAGCCCTGCCGTGCCATGCCCTGCCCTGCTTTGGCCGGAGGCGCGCCGGGCCCTGCGGTACACGTCGCCAGCGGCCACACAAGACACTGCTCCGTTGACTCGCCTTGGCTGCTCGCGCGAAGGACGACAGCCTGCGCCACCATCACCTCCGCGTCACTCGCACTGTGTTTTTCTTGTCTGGCGCTGCCGCTGCGACACTGTGCCGAGGCTCGTCGGCTTGCAGCTGCGGCTGTGCGGACAGTCGCCTGGAGCATGTGCCGCTGTCCCCCGTCGGGGTGCGTGTTTGTTTGTTGCGTCGACATCCACAGCCGAACCGAGCCAAGCCACGCCAGGACCCCCCTGCCTTCGCTGTAGCCATGACCGGCGGGACCTCCTTCATTCAATTCGCCGTGACCGCAGTAATCTAATCAAATTCGTCGCAGCCTCGGCTCCGTTGGGTTACTGGCCATGCAACCGTCCCCACCTCACTGCCTGTGTCCCCGTGCTGTGCCCCAATTTTGAAATGTCGCGCCATCGGGTCCTTAAGACTGGGGCGATCTGCGCCGTCGGCTAACCATGTGACCAAGGCATCCTGATCCAATTCCTTGCTCTACTAGCCTCTCCTCCAGTTGGGTGTCACCATGCTCACCATAGTCTAAGCGCTACCATCGTGTAGCAGTCCCTAGCACAGCTATGCCACCGCCGTGCACCGCCGCACCACCTCGCGCGCACGCGGCCAGCTCACCTCGGGCTTTCTTCGGCCAGATCGTCAACGTGAAGGTATCCGTGGGTAGTCCCTTGAGCTCTCTAGCTTAGTTGCTTGCTCCGTCTTCGCTGTCACTCATGGGAACGCGCCCGCCTTCGCAGGGAAGGGACCACCGCTGGGGAGGGGGCTCGGCACAGCGCCCCTATTCGCCGTGAAGCCTCCAGTCACTGCGCTTTGTCCCCAAGGTAATCATTGGCCCCTTAGCTAGGCCTTAGTGGCTCGGGTGACGCCGGCGTGGCCGCCCGGTGCCCGCGCCGTTGCGCCAGTGCGCGCACGGGTGCCGGGGGACGTCGCCGCAGTAAAGAAGGAGAAAGGGGAGGGTGCAGCTGTAAAAGCGTAGACTAGCAAAATAGTGCCTTAGAGCTCGCTGTAAATACGTAGTAGTTCGAGGGTGTCCTTGCATATTTGCGTCGCGCGCGCGCCTCTGCCGTCACGGGCCGTTGGTCGGCCAGGCCATGCGCGCGCGTCGTGCCGTTGCGGGCCGAGCCAGCGCGAGTTGGGCCGAGGGGTAGAATTCGATTTCCTTAATTTCCAGAAGAatagaaatgtttatttattttagttatgagtCGAACTTCggtaaatcatagtaaattgcgtagttgtccaaaaatagtgagactaattttgttaggttcgcgaAAACATCATCTACTTGATAGTACAGTTGGATTGCAGTTAGCTATGATGagtattgggtcataaattcaaaactagagagctaatattaggtaggttaatacttgtaggaatatttgtggataattggtgatagatatagccacaaaaattttacagtaggtccaCTAGGTTgtcatgtacttgctgtaaattttgtagccttagaataggttgttAAATAAAATAGCTATTACTCTTGTTTTATTGTATCTAGATTAAAtcggcattaggagtaagaataaccgttgttgttataataataatgaatgtcataccTCAAACTTATCGGTAACAATAGATGACTTATCACCATGGTCGGTATCATTAGCTTAGGAGTTAAATCGATGTACTTTTACTTTAAGAATTTATGTTGCCGTATTATTAAACATTgcgtcatcatttcatgtagatcacgaactggtagacttcgtgcccgtcggcgagctggagtacgatgaggtgatcgaggagtacgaggagaagatcctcgtgcaggaggaagcctaggagcctgttggtgctgaccctgctgacccggcgcctgcccaatgcaagccccggagcataatccatatttttatgatcactatatatatatgtgatgtgcatttaagttacatgcattttatggaaactacctgcataaatatatctacccatgagtacTACTAGTACAGATCGAGTAGCTGTTATGCTCAGGatattggtagcatgagtaacctaccgttactcacaaataggtgataaaatatgatcactcatgataaaatagtggaaaggaaaatagtgactgggcagggatatgatttgggtactggtgggtgtaaggggttgtgatgtagacaaggtccgatcttccaaaaggtataatagcgtcgattggtggagactcgacgttcacgatctaggcttcgaaccaagattgattcagacccccacaaccgctacaccactgctccgttggttatcaaccatgcgaacgcgattgacctcgccgagaaggctttcctacaagcgaatcaagaacacaagcaagaacaggatgactgcaatctgaaattacaaataaatatgaggcttatgaaatcaagaaggagttcaagtctttattcgaaaggactaatcgccacaggcaaataagatcaagaactggggccctagttcacagcaagcagccttggcggcacagttgtagcaaaacgatgtctatttcatgagagaaatcaagaactaaacaaaactcaaaccctaaggagagcgacggctggtatttatagagtcttaggcatcaccccctagacacgccccctaatgggcccaaacacgatacacggtccaacggaatAAAAGACGGTGTCGCTGCATCCTGACAGATTCtgaacgctgacttgtttcgacgattcctattgattctgaagggattttgatgtgaaaccaattgggttggcttccttatctaattagctttccatccatatgtggatcattgaaaacggagtctggatgcgtcctgggtgaccagtttaaggtagactggtcctagaacccgagatgggctccaacttcagttggactgggcctccaacatgagaaagatgaattggacgcccatactagtcctcctcctctccttggcttgtatgtgatgaagaagtgatgtccttatcatcctccctttcttgaattgaagtcgtcctcgactgaagtagatcgtctcctccattggctGACAGCAATAATGGCtccggaagaagacgttcatcttggcgcccaatccttcgcaaaggcggttgtcatggtggcttccctgctgggaattcatcctccttctcctgcaaaaggttagtaccaacaagaggcatagcactaggagtaggaccaagtgaatatataggcgatgtacaagttagagcataacatggttcatcatgaacagc encodes:
- the LOC136474490 gene encoding vacuolar iron transporter homolog 2-like, producing MAPNLSSDAPKFPSKPKHGEADVEAAAAAHGVDYLARAQWLRAAVLGANDGLVSVASLMIGVGAVNDGAREMLVSGLAGLVAGTCSMAVGEFVSVYAQYDIEVAHSERGGSDDSSSSSEVGRGGGGDEERLPSPTKAAAASALAFAVGAGLPLLSGAFVRPWAVRVAAVCAATSLGLAGFGAAGAYLGGANIVRSGLRVLLGGWLAMAATFAILRLFSLALKTHAAFA